Sequence from the Sphingobacteriaceae bacterium GW460-11-11-14-LB5 genome:
CAGTATGAATTGCTAAAGCAGCAGGTTAATCCACACTTTCTTTTTAATAGCCTCAATACCCTAAAAGCCATGGTAGAAATTGGCGATGAAGAGGCGGTTGATTTTATCCTCAAACTGTCTAATTTTTATCGCTATACCCTCGAGAGCCGTAAATTAGACCTGATTCACGTGTCGGAAGAAATGGAAATACTGAATGCTTATCTGTTTTTACAAAAAGCACGGTTTGATGGTGGTTTCATCTTTACCTCTACTTTAAATGAAGCAGTATTACAGACCTTAATTCCTCCTTTTACGCTGCAGCTGTTAATCGAAAACTGTATTAAACATAATGTTGTTTCATTGGATAAACCTTTGCAGATCAGTTTGTACGCTATCGATGGGCAAATTGTTTTGGAAAATCCTATCCGTTTAAAAATAGCCGGTAACAACTCATTAGGGGTGGGGCTAAAAAATATCACACTACGCTACCAGCATCTTCTCGAAAAACCAATTGAGATTAGTAATGATGGCCAGATTTTTAAAATTAAACTCCCATTAATTCATGAACATCATCATCATTGAGGATGAGCTGAAAACAGCTAAATCACTCGAAAATATAATCCTGAGCCTGAGGCCCGATGTTAAAATAATAGGGCAGTACCAGAGTATTGAGGGATCGGTAAAAGCATTGACAGAACAGCCGCAACCCGATTTGATATTTATGGATATTCAATTGGCAGATGGATTATGTTTTGAAATATTTAAACAGGTTAAAGTTAATTGTCCCGTTGTGTTCTGTACCGCCTTTGATGAATATTCCCTGGAGGCTTTTAAACGAAACGGCGTAGATTATGTGTTAAAACCATTTTCTAAAACAGATATTCAGGAAGCCTTTCAAAAAGTAGATGGCCTTCAGAATTTTTTTCAGCAGAAGGTAATCCCCGATTTAAGCAATTTATTAACCAAATTGAATAGTCCGGCTGGAAAAGAGAGCTTTTTAGTGTTTAAAAACCAGAAATATACCACTGTTCAAACCGAAAACATTGCTTTCTTTTACATCAGAAATGATGCTTCAACCATTATGTGTTTCGATAAGCAGGAGTTTGCCCTAAGTCAATCGCTTGATCAGATTACAGCACTGATATCTTCTAAACAGTTCTTCCGGGTTAACCGCCAATATCTGGTAAATTTTAAAGCCATTAAAGAAATTGAACATTATTTCTTAAGAAAGTTATTTGTAAAACTGGTGATTGAAACCCCTGATAAATTATTGATTAACAAGGAAAAAACACCTGCTTTTCTTTCGTGGATGGAAGATAGGTGAGGATACCATATCCCTGATACGGTGTTGAAAAGGCTTGAAGCAGGTATCTGTTTTCAAGCCTTTTTAATTTCAGGCTGCTGCGCCTTTGTCTTGTTTATCTGTTCCCTGTCCAGCTCTTCCATTAATTTGTCCGGTTCAGCTATTTCCAGCTCATTTCAGCGATGCTACGCGCTTATTTTTGATAAAAAAAGAATAGAAATTATGAAAACACTAAAAAGAATAGCGATCGTAAATGTGGTTATTGTAGGGATAATAGCGCTCAGTGCATTTATTTGGGTAGGATCAGCCCGTGAAAAAAAAGCGGAACAGCCTGTTAATGGAAAAGGTTTTGCCGTTCTGGAGTTATTTACTTCTGAAGGATGCTCAAGCTGCCCGCCAGCAGAAGATTTACTGGCCCAAATAGAAAAAGAATCGAAAGGAAAAGCGGTGTACGTGCTTGGATATCATGTCGATTATTTTGATAACCTAGGCTGGAAAGACGTTTTTGCTAGTCCTGAAAATACAAAAAGGCAAAAAAAATATAGTGCCTGGTTAAATGCACAGGTTTATACGCCTCAATTGGTGATTAACGGCGCTCAGGAATTTATTGGATCTAATGAAAGTGATGTGAGAAATGCCATTAACAAACAGCTTTTGAATCAACAACATACAGCCAGTTTAGCCTTCGGTACCAGAAGAGATGGGGAAGTATTGAAAATAAATTACGAGGCGAAAGGTACCCAGGCTGGCGACGACCTTGTTTTTGCACTCGTACAAAAAAACGGAAGTACTCACGTACAACGTGGGGAAAATGCAGGACTTAAATTATCTCATGTTCAGATCGTACGGAAAACCTTAACCCTATCGCTAAAGAATACAAAATCAGGAACTGCAGCGCTGAATATTCCTAAGAGTAGCGGTGCCGAACAATGGGAAGTAATTGGTATGGTTCAGCATCAAACAACAGGGCTAATTTCTGCAGTTAATGTATCCGCAATTTTTTAATCACCATATCATGGAAAATCATCAAAATAACACGACCAACAGTTTACTTGTTGGATTGGCAACCTTAATGGCGACACTTTTTATGGTTAGCCCTCCATTCGAAAAAAATCCACAGCAATGTGAAATGGTACAAAGTATCGGAAAGAAAAAACAAAAAGGGCTTGAGCGTGAGTCTGACCCAATGGTATAACATCAGATCTAATTACCATTCATAAACAGAATTATTTTTTGAGGTCGCCATATATTTGGCGACTTTTTTAATTAAAAACAATACGCCCTACGCTTTAGGTATAAACTTAGCTAAAGGGATAAACATTCACCACGTCAAATATTTGTTACGGATAAAATCCTCCTGAATATTTACTTTAGTTCGATATTGGGCATCGTTTACAGTAAAATGGAGCTATATCCGTCATTATTTTTAGCATTGAAATCAAATTAACATCATAAATTAATCAACTATGTCGAATCGAAACAACGCAGCCGATACTACTAGAGCCCTAACCGATGCTGGGATAAGCCCAGACAAGAAAACATTTTTACAAGCGCTTACCGAAGATTGGTGGGCCGTTATATTGGGAACAATTATTATTGCCACTGTACTTTATTTAACCAGCAATGGTACTGTTATCAGTTTGCCTGCATTTAAATGGGCAAACAGTGAGGATCTTTTGGGTAAAATATTATCCGCATCTAACTTATTGTTGATTGTTGAAACGGGTGTCGTTTTTATGGCCTTAGCTTCGATAGCGATAGGTTTATCAGGGGGCAATGTTGCGCGGTTTGCTGGTGGTTTTGCACTCATTTATTTTTTAGCGATCGTTTCCTTTATTATCGGCGGTAATAAAAGTGTATCGTATTTCGGATTAGAATATGTGGTATTTGCATTGCTTATCGGTATTGCATTGGGTAACCTGATTAAGTTGCCGTCCTGGTTAAAAGAAGCTGTACGATCGGAGTTTTATATTAAAACAGGTTTGGTGATATTGGGCACCACTATTTTATCAGCCGATTTGATTAAGGCAGGTTTACCGGGTATAATACAGGCAATTATTGTCGTTACCGTAGTCTGGTTTTTTTCCATGTGGTTAAGCCGTAAATTAAAAGTTGATGATGAATTTGGTGTGATATTGGCTT
This genomic interval carries:
- a CDS encoding DNA-binding response regulator translates to MNIIIIEDELKTAKSLENIILSLRPDVKIIGQYQSIEGSVKALTEQPQPDLIFMDIQLADGLCFEIFKQVKVNCPVVFCTAFDEYSLEAFKRNGVDYVLKPFSKTDIQEAFQKVDGLQNFFQQKVIPDLSNLLTKLNSPAGKESFLVFKNQKYTTVQTENIAFFYIRNDASTIMCFDKQEFALSQSLDQITALISSKQFFRVNRQYLVNFKAIKEIEHYFLRKLFVKLVIETPDKLLINKEKTPAFLSWMEDR
- a CDS encoding histidine kinase, whose protein sequence is MTKSPLKISPVIIWVSSIFLGLLSSVPQIAEHHFNAAEAAVNAGITSVFALLMWYLNIYMLSRKRSRPGKQGISYSRLFKSLLIGIGVMLCLAWIQQLILSHINFGPVMLMVEVRGILINLIFYMFLHLLQQNYENQQVNMELEKIKSDSLGAQYELLKQQVNPHFLFNSLNTLKAMVEIGDEEAVDFILKLSNFYRYTLESRKLDLIHVSEEMEILNAYLFLQKARFDGGFIFTSTLNEAVLQTLIPPFTLQLLIENCIKHNVVSLDKPLQISLYAIDGQIVLENPIRLKIAGNNSLGVGLKNITLRYQHLLEKPIEISNDGQIFKIKLPLIHEHHHH